A single window of Cataglyphis hispanica isolate Lineage 1 chromosome 2, ULB_Chis1_1.0, whole genome shotgun sequence DNA harbors:
- the LOC126858988 gene encoding uncharacterized protein LOC126858988 isoform X1: protein MSLKLEISSRDNLNTLSQSQEERRRTGRYVAGGTALAVTLLGLHHLLVQGASTIAGVCIPAIIMALYIIWVLYSARRDRRKALRFATAMQLTEVLSIPTRSRSNVICKNSTSNNNLEKNTSNQYKSKSIRENPAFFDKDEA, encoded by the exons ATGTCGCTTAAATTGGAGATTTCGTCGAGGGACAATCTTAATACTCTCTCACAATCG CAGGAGGAACGACGTCGTACCGGAAGATACGTCGCGGGCGGAACAGCTCTCGCAGTTACATTGCTCGGGCTACATCATTTACTTGTACAGGGTGCGTCCACGATAGCGGGTGTGTGCATACCCGCCATCATAATGGCCTTGTACATAATATGGGTGCTGTACTCAGCCCGCAGGGACAGGCGGAAG GCGCTGAGGTTCGCTACGGCGATGCAGTTGACTGAGGTTCTCAGCATCCCTACCAGATCCAGATCTAACGTCATTTGCAAGAATTCTACGAGCAACAacaatttagagaaaaacacGTCAAATCAATACAAATCAAAAAGCATTCGCGAAAATCCTgctttttttgataaagatgAAGCGTAA
- the LOC126858960 gene encoding uncharacterized protein LOC126858960 isoform X2, with protein MQDWNINIGSLILKSFISNPNFVGQVDEKTGEENTFQEMREKTVKCALWMQRLGIRSNDVIMICTNNQLEAYVPFIAALYIGAVVSPLDMFYNLEMIDFFVEQVSPVILFIHERFYKKVHKIINQLQVLKDFPTPIIIGIPHKKENVQTTIKDIFTLEQILNFNYDPVNIEHFSCPKVINVKSTAMKLFTSGTTAFPTQVDIPHLAFMAPSNQQAPNMRKNDTALLLESLCYINGIFMTIQAILLQVKVIRINTQFTARICEAIKKYKITWIFLEANLCNRLIKFSELEKHDVSSLRTVVFGGSTINSFKIHDDLTTLLPNASILQAYSLTETGIIAYQRQPGKMGSCGYVSADVQLKIVGKDYRYREISLGPERYGEIYCRSPYMLTAFLKHNSEQSRVILDWFKTGDVGLYDKDGDIYIVDRKNQIFYIRNHRVIPTIIENILLSHDAVLQAIVIPIPVNDIEHCMVAIIMKIPGAKVTEMEIRQLVVEKTSSIFAFQRVIFTNIWPCQSNGKNRRRCLLNMARSKYWGHK; from the exons ATGCAAGattggaatataaatattggaagtttaattttaaaatccttTATATCTAATCCGAACTTCGTTGGTCAG GTGGATGAAAAAACAGGTGaagaaaatacatttcaagaaatgagagagaaaaccgTAAAATGTGCATTATGGATGCAAAGATTGGGTATTCGATCCAATGATGTAATAATGATATGTACAAACAATCAATTAGAAGCTTATGTACCGTTTATAGCCGCTTTATACATCGGCGCTGTTGTTAGTCCATTggatatgttttataatctag AAATGATAGATTTCTTTGTGGAGCAAGTTAGTCCAGTTATACTTTTCATCcatgaaagattttataagaaagtccacaaaattataaatcaattacaaGTCCTCAAAGACTTCCCCACCCCAATAATCATAGGTATTCCCcataaaaaggaaaatgtaCAAACTACAATTAAAGATATCTTCACTCTGGAACAAATTCTGAATTTCAACTACGATCCGGTTAATATTGAACACTTTTCCTGCCCAAAAGTGATAAATGTGAAGTCAACTGCGATGAAATTGTTTACTTCAGGCACAACTGCTTTTCCTACACAAGTAGACATTCCTCATTTAGCTTTCATGGCTCCATCAAATCAACAAGCACCCAATATGCGTAAAAATGATACCGCTCTGTTGTTAGAATCCTTATGTTATATCAATGGCATATTTATGACTATTCAGGCTATTCTTTTGCAAGTAAAAGTAATCAGGATTAATACACAATTCACTGCACGAATATGTgaagcaataaaaaagtataag ATAACATGGATTTTTCTTGAAGCTAATCTGTgcaatcgattaattaaatttagcgaGCTTGAAAAACATGATGTCTCTTCTTTAAGGACAGTTGTATTCGGCGGTTCAACTATCAATTCATTCAAAATCCATGATGATCTCACAACATTGCTACCTAATGCTTCTATTCTTCAAGCATACA GTCTGACTGAAACAGGCATCATCGCTTATCAACGACAACCAGGGAAAATGGGATCTTGTGGTTATGTGAGTGCTGATGTTCAATTAAAGATAGTCGGTAAAGATTATCGCTATAGAGAAATATCATTAGGTCCAGAACGGTATGGTGAAATTTATTGCAGATCTCCCTATATGTTGACAGCATTCTTAAAACATAATTCTGAACAATCTAGAG TCATTTTAGATTGGTTCAAAACCGGAGATGTGGGTTTGTATGACAAAGATggcgatatatatatcgtcgATCGAAAGaaccaaattttttatatacgaaaTCATAGGGTTATACCaactataattgaaaatatcttaCTATCTCATGATGCGGTGCTTCAAGCAATTGTAATCCCTATACCGGTCAATGATATTGAACACTGTATGGTAgcgattattatgaaaataccTGGAGCAAag GTGACAGAAATGGAAATAAGACAACTTGTGGTAGAAAAAACCAGTAGTATATTTGCGTTCCAACGTGTGATATTCACTAACATTTGGCCATGCCAGTCTAATGGAAAAAACCGTCGCAGGTGTCTTTTGAATATGGCGCGTTCTAAGTACTGGGGACATAAATAA
- the LOC126858988 gene encoding uncharacterized protein LOC126858988 isoform X2: protein MSLKLEISSRDNLNTLSQSEERRRTGRYVAGGTALAVTLLGLHHLLVQGASTIAGVCIPAIIMALYIIWVLYSARRDRRKALRFATAMQLTEVLSIPTRSRSNVICKNSTSNNNLEKNTSNQYKSKSIRENPAFFDKDEA from the exons ATGTCGCTTAAATTGGAGATTTCGTCGAGGGACAATCTTAATACTCTCTCACAATCG GAGGAACGACGTCGTACCGGAAGATACGTCGCGGGCGGAACAGCTCTCGCAGTTACATTGCTCGGGCTACATCATTTACTTGTACAGGGTGCGTCCACGATAGCGGGTGTGTGCATACCCGCCATCATAATGGCCTTGTACATAATATGGGTGCTGTACTCAGCCCGCAGGGACAGGCGGAAG GCGCTGAGGTTCGCTACGGCGATGCAGTTGACTGAGGTTCTCAGCATCCCTACCAGATCCAGATCTAACGTCATTTGCAAGAATTCTACGAGCAACAacaatttagagaaaaacacGTCAAATCAATACAAATCAAAAAGCATTCGCGAAAATCCTgctttttttgataaagatgAAGCGTAA
- the LOC126858960 gene encoding uncharacterized protein LOC126858960 isoform X1 yields the protein MDPFNISDLFCVKDNILIGAKTADLDERMQDWNINIGSLILKSFISNPNFVGQVDEKTGEENTFQEMREKTVKCALWMQRLGIRSNDVIMICTNNQLEAYVPFIAALYIGAVVSPLDMFYNLEMIDFFVEQVSPVILFIHERFYKKVHKIINQLQVLKDFPTPIIIGIPHKKENVQTTIKDIFTLEQILNFNYDPVNIEHFSCPKVINVKSTAMKLFTSGTTAFPTQVDIPHLAFMAPSNQQAPNMRKNDTALLLESLCYINGIFMTIQAILLQVKVIRINTQFTARICEAIKKYKITWIFLEANLCNRLIKFSELEKHDVSSLRTVVFGGSTINSFKIHDDLTTLLPNASILQAYSLTETGIIAYQRQPGKMGSCGYVSADVQLKIVGKDYRYREISLGPERYGEIYCRSPYMLTAFLKHNSEQSRVILDWFKTGDVGLYDKDGDIYIVDRKNQIFYIRNHRVIPTIIENILLSHDAVLQAIVIPIPVNDIEHCMVAIIMKIPGAKVTEMEIRQLVVEKTSSIFAFQRVIFTNIWPCQSNGKNRRRCLLNMARSKYWGHK from the exons ATG GATCCTTTTAACATAAgtgatttattttgtgtaaaagacaatattttaataggagCAAAAACTGCCGATCTAGATGAAAGAATGCAAGattggaatataaatattggaagtttaattttaaaatccttTATATCTAATCCGAACTTCGTTGGTCAG GTGGATGAAAAAACAGGTGaagaaaatacatttcaagaaatgagagagaaaaccgTAAAATGTGCATTATGGATGCAAAGATTGGGTATTCGATCCAATGATGTAATAATGATATGTACAAACAATCAATTAGAAGCTTATGTACCGTTTATAGCCGCTTTATACATCGGCGCTGTTGTTAGTCCATTggatatgttttataatctag AAATGATAGATTTCTTTGTGGAGCAAGTTAGTCCAGTTATACTTTTCATCcatgaaagattttataagaaagtccacaaaattataaatcaattacaaGTCCTCAAAGACTTCCCCACCCCAATAATCATAGGTATTCCCcataaaaaggaaaatgtaCAAACTACAATTAAAGATATCTTCACTCTGGAACAAATTCTGAATTTCAACTACGATCCGGTTAATATTGAACACTTTTCCTGCCCAAAAGTGATAAATGTGAAGTCAACTGCGATGAAATTGTTTACTTCAGGCACAACTGCTTTTCCTACACAAGTAGACATTCCTCATTTAGCTTTCATGGCTCCATCAAATCAACAAGCACCCAATATGCGTAAAAATGATACCGCTCTGTTGTTAGAATCCTTATGTTATATCAATGGCATATTTATGACTATTCAGGCTATTCTTTTGCAAGTAAAAGTAATCAGGATTAATACACAATTCACTGCACGAATATGTgaagcaataaaaaagtataag ATAACATGGATTTTTCTTGAAGCTAATCTGTgcaatcgattaattaaatttagcgaGCTTGAAAAACATGATGTCTCTTCTTTAAGGACAGTTGTATTCGGCGGTTCAACTATCAATTCATTCAAAATCCATGATGATCTCACAACATTGCTACCTAATGCTTCTATTCTTCAAGCATACA GTCTGACTGAAACAGGCATCATCGCTTATCAACGACAACCAGGGAAAATGGGATCTTGTGGTTATGTGAGTGCTGATGTTCAATTAAAGATAGTCGGTAAAGATTATCGCTATAGAGAAATATCATTAGGTCCAGAACGGTATGGTGAAATTTATTGCAGATCTCCCTATATGTTGACAGCATTCTTAAAACATAATTCTGAACAATCTAGAG TCATTTTAGATTGGTTCAAAACCGGAGATGTGGGTTTGTATGACAAAGATggcgatatatatatcgtcgATCGAAAGaaccaaattttttatatacgaaaTCATAGGGTTATACCaactataattgaaaatatcttaCTATCTCATGATGCGGTGCTTCAAGCAATTGTAATCCCTATACCGGTCAATGATATTGAACACTGTATGGTAgcgattattatgaaaataccTGGAGCAAag GTGACAGAAATGGAAATAAGACAACTTGTGGTAGAAAAAACCAGTAGTATATTTGCGTTCCAACGTGTGATATTCACTAACATTTGGCCATGCCAGTCTAATGGAAAAAACCGTCGCAGGTGTCTTTTGAATATGGCGCGTTCTAAGTACTGGGGACATAAATAA